The following are encoded in a window of Lates calcarifer isolate ASB-BC8 linkage group LG20, TLL_Latcal_v3, whole genome shotgun sequence genomic DNA:
- the wasf3a gene encoding actin-binding protein WASF3, translated as MPLVKRNIEPRHLCHAAVPDGIGNELECVTNNTLSAIIRQLSSLSKHAENVFGELFNEANTFYVRANSLQDRIDRLAIKVTQLDSSVEEVSLQDINMRKAFKSSTVQNQQVLSKGSTPSSVADMYNSSDRPPPLSALTAYREDSTDAMRFYSDPSYFFDLWKEKMLQDTEDKRKERRRQREQKRCVESSTLQREVKKVRKARNRRQEWNMMAFDKELRPDHHHPQTLRRGASSEGSLSPDARPDLLDYPVPPLPAHAACNYAKSHDYIPGNAHPSPPVEHEYHSIDVNYKRVTYATAEFQPADRLNGSIRPPADYNSLPPPPVPGPPIPSAQTAFGFPLGALPSTPHNGVLHVGPGYPLPPVPPPGPRIIPPPPPGPPPPPLPPPAAPSHLPGHSEGSRGETKPVRDARSDLLSAIRMGIQLKKVQEQQEQQSKREPVGNDVATILSRRIAVEYSDSDDDSELDGDEWSD; from the exons ATGCCTCTGGTCAAGAGAAACATTGAGCCTCGACACCTGTGCCATGCTGCGGTGCCTGACGGGATTGGCAACGAGCTGGAATGTGTAACCAACAACACGCTGTCCGCCATCATCCGCCAGCTCAGTAGTCTGA GTAAGCatgcagaaaatgtgtttggGGAGCTTTTTAATGAGGCCAACACCTTTTATGTGCGTGCAAACTCCCTCCAGGACCGTATCGACCGCTTGGCCATCAAGGTCACCCAGCTGGACTCCAGCGTGGAGGAGG tctCTCTTCAGGACATAAACATGAGGAAGGCGTTCAAAAGCTCCACTGTCCAGAATCAGCAGGTTTTGTCCAAAGGCAGCACGCCAAGCTCGGTGGCTGACATGTACAACAGCAGCGACAGACCTCCTCCCCTCAGTGCCCTCACCGCCTACAG AGAGGACTCCACTGATGCAATGAGATTCTACTCAGACCCATCGTACTTCTTTGACCTGTGGAAGGAGAAAATGCTTCAGGACACGGAGgacaagaggaaagaaaggaggaggcagagg GAGCAGAAGCGATGCGTGGAGAGCAGCACCCTTCAGCGTGAGGTGAAGAAGGTGAGAAAGGCTCGAAACCGCAGGCAGGAGTGGAACATGATGGCGTTCGACAAAGAGCTCCGTCCAGACCACCACCATCCGCAGACTCTCCGGCGTGGGGCCTCGTCTGAGGGCTCCCTGTCCCCAGACGCCAG GCCTGACCTCCTAGACTACCCCGTCCCTCCGCTGCCTGCCCACGCTGCTTGTAACTATGCCAAGTCTCACGATTACATCCCTGGGAACGCACACCCCTCACCACCTGTGGAGCATGAATACCACAGCATTGATGTCAACTACAAGAGAGTGACCTATGCCACAGCAGAGTTTCAACCCGCAGACCGACTGAACGGTTCAATACGTCCACCTGCAGATTACaa ctctctccctccacctcctgtcCCGGGCCCACCTATCCCGTCAGCACAAACAGCCTTTGGTTTCCCTCTGGGAGCACTACCGTCAACACCACATAATGGAGTTTTGCATGTAGGCCCGGGTTACCCACTCCCACCTGTGCCTCCTCCAGGACCTCGcatcattcctcctcctcccccaggtcccccacctccacctctccctcccccaGCTGCACCCTCACACCTACCAGGACACAGTGAAGGCAGCAGAGGTGAGACTAAACCTGTAAGAGATGCGAGAAGTGACCTCCTGTCTGCCATCCGCATGG GCATCCAGCTGAAAAAAGTCCAAGAGCAGCAGGAACAGCAGAGCAAGCGGGAGCCAGTGGGGAACGACGTGGCCACCATCCTGTCCCGACGTATAGCTGTGGAGTACAGCGACTCTGATGATGACTCTGAGCTGGACGGAGACGAGTGGTCAGACTGA